The window tctgtttgtggtctattttttgttttagttttttttgtttcttgttgctgcattatatatttgtgAAAGCTtaatgtgacatccttaaaaaacatctagatgtgaattaggaaAATTGATGTATCTTATATAGAAATGTATCAATATCCAAAATGTCATGTATTATGCAAGGAAGACAGTAAATAGGATTAAAAATATCTACATGGTGTCCTAAAAAAAATCTACATGGTAAAAAAAGTACGTAAGTACTTAGAACAATCTATGCACTCAGGATGATGCCCTCGCAACTCTCTGCTAGATAAACAAAAGAACATATATACAAGGGCAATGGTGATGATGATATATATTAAACATGACCGATTTACAACATGATCAGTTCGAGGTACATTATCTCCAAGAAATTACATTGCTAGATGGAGAAGGGTAACGACAAGCCCTTTCCAAAATAACAAGGAGTGCAAGGTTACAAAAGGTCAGCGGAAAGACAACCGTACGTGGAGTTCTTCATGCTTCGATTTGCACCGTGAAGCACATATGCTAGCAAGCATCTAGCTAGCTACACTACATGGCCTTGTTCCACATCGCAAGTGGTATTCTGAGCACGTTCTTCATCTGTGGTGTCGCCGGTGGGATGACCTTGATCCGCTGCAGCAGGCTCTCCTTCGTTCCTGGCGTCGCCGGTGGGATGACCTTGATCCGCCGCAGGTTCTTCTTTTTGGGTGCCGCCGCCGCAGTGAACTTGATCCGCAGCACGTTCTTCTTCTTGAGTGTCCCCGCCGGGACGATCTTGATCCGCAGAACGTTCCTTACTGGCGGCAACGACTTTGACACGTCGTCGGTGGGGGTGGGGAGCTTGGGCGCGAACCACGGGAGCTGGAGCGCGGCGGCCGTCGTCAGCCGCCTAGCTGGGTTGCACTCGAGAAGCCCTTTCAAGACTTGGAACCCGTCGTGGGACAAGGTCTCCCGGGGGAAGAGGTTTCCCAGCGTGTTGTGCTGCTGTGCGTTGTAGAACACTCGCGGCACCTCGGCCGCGGCGAACTCGGGCCACGTCGTCTCGTCCGGGAAGCCGAGGACGCGGAAGATGGCCGAGAGCTGGGAGGTCCTGTCGTCCTTTTTGTCGGCCTTGAACAGCGTCTCGCCGGTGAGCATCTCGGCCATGACGCATCCCAGCGACCACACGTCGACGCCCGCGTCGTAGTCCGGCTTCCCCAGGAGCATCTCCGGCGCCATGTAGGGCATGGTGCCGGCATAGTCGTAAGGCTTCCTCGCGGTCTTCAAGGACATGGCCAGCCCGAGGTCGCACAACTTGAGGATCTTCCCTCCTTCCCCGACCAGGATGTTTTGCGGCTTGATATCTCGGTGGACGATGCGGTCCTTGCCGTGCATCTTGTTGGCGCCGGTGAGGAGCTGCCACATGTAGGCTTTAAAAAAAAAAGATGAAACTCATGGGCACTAGCACCCATGGTTTATTGATATAGGAGAAGCATCCCTTGTGAGGAACCAGAAATTCGTCTCCGACGTGGCTCGAACCCTGGTTGCTGGAGACGCCACTGCGCCCCTTTGCCACTAGGCTACAGCCTAGTTCTCACCACATGTAGGCTTTCACTATGGCCTCTGGCAGCGGCGGCCTCTCGGACAGGAAAGCGTGGAGGTTGGGGCCGACGTAGTCCATGGCGAGGCAGAGGTTGTAGGTCTCAGGGTCGCGGAAGAGGCCATGGGAGCCGACGACGTAAGGGTTCGGGCTGCAGGCCTCGAGGAAGCCGGCCTCGTCCTGGATCTCTTTGTTGGCGGCGGCAAGATCGCCGTTGGAGCGGAGGACCTTGATGGCGACGGTCTTACCCGTGACGCGGTGGCGCGCCTTGAGGACGGCGCCGAAGCTGCCCTCGTCGAGGCAGGGCGTGTCATCGAACTCGAAGGCCGCGGTGGTGCCGATGCGGACGCGCCTCCTCTTGCAGCAGGATATTTCTGGTTCTTGATCCGTCCCGTGGCCGGCAGCTGGTCGCTTGCCGACAGCCATGGCGCTCGAGCTGGACTGCTTCTCGCTTCTCGTGGACTGGTTGCCGGGGTGCGCTGCGCAATGGATCGGAGGTGGAAGCAGACGATCGAGGAAAGGGGGAAGGAAGCTAGGGTTGAGATCTAGCTAGATAAACATTTCTCTGTATGGATCGTGCGTACGGTTGTGCTAATTCTCAGTCGACTGAGAATTAGGGAAAAAAATTCCATGCATACTGGTTGCAAACCTCATCCTTTGCAACCCGGACGTTATCTGCTGCCACGTGTACAGCTAGACAATCGCACGGCGTCCTCAATTTTGTCCAAGTGATACGCAGCTCGGCTCCAATCGGCACACCAGCGCCGCCCTCGACTCGTGCGGCTCGGCTCCTTCCCTCTACAGCGGCTCGATTCACACAGAACAGAGCATTCGATCCCGACTCCTAGACTCTGCGCACAtagccgatccgccgccgccgccgccgccgccgggattCGCTTCCGCACTCGCCGCTGGGAATCGCATCGCCGCCGCCGGGAGTTGCCTTGACTCCGGGCCACCGCTGGGAGTTGCCCCCGCCGGTCCCTGGAGTCGCATCCGCCAAGGCCGCCCGTGGCCCAAACTCGCGTACGCAAGATGTAATTTTCCCGGCAAGCTCTCCTCCTTCCGTGCAGTGCTTTGGTACATCTTTATGCCAAGCAACCTAGTAGTAGTAGACGTAGATTCCCTTAGATGAACTTTGTTCCAAAAATTGTAGCTGATGCTTTGTAGTTTGATTCTAATCCTGATTAATGATCAATAAATCTCTTCAAGTCTGAAAAGAAAAGAGATGGAATACCTAATTAGCCATTCAATTTAGAATTGTGAACCATTCATAATTTGTAGGCATGATTTTGTCCATCATCCTACACATGTGTCGTATGGATTGTTGATTTACCGGCTGATGCCATATCAATTGATAGTGTAATCATGTGCCTCCTTTTTGACATGATGATTTACATGTACTGAATTGTTTTGTCAGCCTTGTATGGATAATTGCTAATGCAGGGTCTTGGACTTGTGATTAATCCAGGTAGTTGTATCTCTTTGCTACAATCCGAAGAAGTGGAGGGCAAGGAAATTGAATCTTATTTACTGTCTGTACAAGACTAGAGTCAATTGGATTGCTGCTGGGAGAGCTCCAGTCAAGATGGCGTTGCACAAAATTGGTGCTTCGAACAAGGATGATACCTTGTACAGGTGCAAGATGCCCAGAATCTTAACCGAAATGCAAAGTTGTGTTAGGCATCAACATGAGGGAACGAAGAGCGAACAGGAGGCCACCTACTCACGTAACAGCCACACTCCACCGTTGTTCTTCTATCCGAAGACCCTCAAGTATACTGCTGGAACAACACAGCTGCTGAGAAAACTGTTGAAGAAGACGCAATGGTTGCTGATGGAGTATACTTAGACTAGGAATGTCAAATCTTGCAAATTTGATGTTGAATTCATGACAACTATTGTACCAACCTATAGCTGATTGCTCTCCCTGACAATGTACTAATTAGTATACAATGTATCTTTTCCTATCAAATTCATATGGATAATATAAAATCTTCATTTTGCTGGATGtgtttaaaaaaaatctgaatATTTCTCCATGTCTCTTTGATTTGCTATATACTGTAGCGAAGGTGCTATTTTTTTCTACTGTCCTTGAGTAGGCCTAAACTTCAGTGTGAGACTCATTTTTTAGTATGAAATCTGACAACCATTTAGACAGGCAATTGGAAAGTACTTGTATTCTAATACACCAGTTCATAAATTCTATAACTTCTTTAGAAAATAGGCGTACAAACTCATCAAACCTTGCAACTGGCACAATACTCAAACATTGTAAATGAAGACAAAATCCAGTGTGCTGCAGTACATCAATTAAAATTCATGGTACACCAGATTACATAAAAAGATCATACTCCTTATATGTTGCGCCAAATACTATTCATCAAAATGTAACTTTTTAGCAGACGAGGATATTGTGGCATCCTGATGAACTCCAAGCAAAAGACTTGTGAATTCGCCTTGGATGAAAGGAGCGTACATAGCTGAAGGTTGCCCGTATGCATCATTTGCAAAGGTTGGAATTGCGGCATTAGTAAATCCACCTTGGATCAACGGAGCAGCCATGGACGAAGACTGCCCATACACATCATTTCGAAAGTTTGGCACTGTACTAGAAACGTCAATGCTACCAGTCCCAACATCCTGTGTCATAtaatttaaaattgttcatataaaTATGTAAGGAAAATATGAAAAGTGAATACTGAGTCCAAGTCATATGTTTTACCATCAATTCGTGTGGATGAATGCCATCATCCCTATTTCGTACTGCATTTTTTGGATCTTCTCCTATTTTCAGACAAGAGTTGAAAGATAAATTAAACACTAACTATAAAAGTATATAATAGAAAAGGCTTGCTAGATTGTGTAGGATCAGTACCTTTCTTTTTAGTACTATTCTTTTTCTTCCCTTTCTTCTTCTCAAAGGAGAGTTTGACCGTTTAGTCTTTGCACCTTTTACCACCGGAGGAACTCTAATTGATATTGTACCTTTTAGTGTGTCGGTAAAAAGGTCAGTCGAAACTAGCGGAACCTCATTTGATTTTTCCTCCATCTTGCTGAGAGAGTTATCTGCTTGTACGTCAAACTTATCTATAACTTTCTCGAAATCAATAAGAAGTTCCTTTGATCGGGTACACTTCAATGCAACGGACGTGGCCTTCCTTGAGACACGTGCAGCATGCGTTTTCAAACTTTCCTCCTCAGTTCCTAGTTTTTCAACATAATATCCTCTCTTTGCATATTTTGTCCATCTTTTTAGTATATATTGTGATGGCAAAATGAAAACATCATTCACACTGAAAACTTTAAAAGCATGCTTGCACAATATACCTGTAAAATACAGATACCATATTTCATCAATTTGTATTAGAAACTAGTATATTGGAAATTAAATAAAGCATACATACCTATGGATTCATACTTTCTGCAACAACATGTAATGGTAGTATCCGCAGTATTGAATATAACTTTTGTTCCATACTCACTATTCATATGTGTAACCATGTATGTCAACACTGACCCCTCAGTTTGTAACAATCTACAAGACATCGAAAATTGTCCCGTAAATTCTTCCTCGAATTCTGAATACATCCTCCTTGTATATGATTCGGATGCGGTCTTCAGCAAAGGTAACTTAGATGAGTAAGTAATCGGGTTCTTTCGACACGAACTAAAATCTGCATCCAACTCATTTTCCCGAAGACTATGAGAAACCTTCTCACATTCTACAAGGAGTTCGGAGAGACCAAGTCTCCTACGAAATCTTTGCTTGAAGACATTATTCATACCTTCACTCCTTTGAGTCGAGTTCATATCAGCTGTAAACGAGTCACGATAGACAGCAGCCCACTTTTCCCTCAACTCATATAACTTTGCCATCCATTCGTTGTCCTGGAGGTTGTACCGATCCAACAATTCATGCCACTTCTTGTGGAACTTATACTCTGATCTATCTTCATAAACACATCTCTTAAAATCAGGTAGAAACTTCTCAGGATGCTCATGAATTACATGTCCAAGATGTTTAGCAGCATTAAGATAAATGTGCCATAGACAAAGTCGATGACTTGTATTTCGAAACACATATGCAACTGCTCCTGCCATGGCCGCATCCTGATCAGTGAAAATTGTGCTTGGATGCTTACCTGACATTGCTGTTAGAAAGGTTTCAAACAACCAAACAAATGACTCAATGGTCTCATTATATAACAATGCTGCCCCAAAAATTATAGTCTGCTTGTGATGGTTGGTTCCCAGGATTGGAGCAAAAGGCATTTCAAACTTATTAGTTTGAAACGTAGTGTCAAATGATATAGCATCTCCGAAACATGCGTAATCCATGATAGACTGTCCGTCTGCCCAAAAGAAATTAGCAATCCGACCATCTTTCTCATCTACTTGAATGGCATAAAAAAATGTTGGATCCTCTCTCTGCTTATTTTTCAAGTATTCTAGAAGTGTTTGTGAATCATTTGATTCTAAGTACTTTTTGCGCTCACGACCAATCTCGTTATTGCAGTCCATCTTTGCGAATGGCACTTTGTCTGGTCCTCCGTAAAACGCTACCATGAAGTCATACACCTGGGATGGCTTCATTCCGGCTTCCCGTATCTGGCCAATTAGATGTCTGTCTGCTTCTATAACACGTCGTTGGGACCTCAGTTTGTGCACCTTATTGGGACTAGCAAGATAATGATTATGATCGGTTACAACCTTTTGCACCATCCAAATCCCCTCTCTGCTAACACTGAACTGAATACGGGCATTGCAATCCATCCTTGTAGTGTCCTTCGACGACTCGGTTTCTCGATGGCCTTGGTTACTGCAAACAATTCTTTTTTGATATATAGTACCATCATGTCGACGCTTTGTCTGGTTCTTTCTAATACTAAATCCAACTTTGCCAGCATATGTGTTATACATGTCATAGGCGTCTTTCTCTGACTCAAACGTTTTCCCAACTTCAGGAACCTGCAGTACACATAGTTCAAAGTTAAATTTTCTATTACCACAATGCGATGTGAAAAGATAAATTTCGCTTGAATTTGAGCTGAGAGACCGCCGTACCTGAATTGTTTGCTCTTCATTTTCTCCACGACCATCCGTAACTGCGTCATCTTGCTGGCCTCCTCCTGACATGACTTGTGGCGGCGGCAAGTCCATGGTGCATGTCGTGGCTTCTGACATCGTATACGACGGACGGTACAATTTGGAGCAGCGACTGTTGTCATCAACGAGGTTTACATGGTGCAAGCCAGAGGTAGAACCACCATGGTCGTCGTTCCAGGCGACGGTGTGAGATTCCGGCATGGCCACTCCTGACCTTCTTGACGACAGCTCTGCTTCAGATTGCGGCAGCACGGCCAGTGGCGGCCGTGGCTGTCCTTCCAGCCCGATCCCGTCATGCAAGGGAGAGGGCGTGTTTCGACGGCCGGCGGACATGGCTATCATTCCTCCTGCCGCAGTGAGCGTCGGGCCAGGGAACTGGCGGCTAGTCGCATCGCCTGGAGGACACCGTTCCGGTCGCTCAGCCATCAGAAATTCTCGATTGGATTGATGGAGGATTGGAGGCGGACAAGGCTGCAGCTACGCATCTGATCGGGGCTATGATCTGATCGGAAGCAATCACGTAACTATGGGAGCCAATATCGCACGTAGAGGTTCAGTTTTGGAGCCGAGCCATACGCATGCGTGCAGCGATTGGAGCCGAGCTGCGTATCGCTTGGACAAAATTGAAGACACCGTGCGATTGTCCAGCTGTACACGTGGCAGCAGATGACGTCCGGGTTGCAAAGGATGAGGTTTGCAACCGGTATGTCTCAGTCGACGAGTTTTTTTTTGTACAATTTGATTGATCTGTGATTTGTGGCTGAGGTAGGTATTCCTCTCGTCCAAAAACATACTGGGCTTTTTCCACTGGGCAGAGCGTACCTTCAGGGGCTTTGCTTCTGTATCTAGCCGTGGGCTGCGGCTTGAGGTCCTTTCCaaattctcttttttatttttttattttctcactCATAGGTCACCCATGCGAacattttgtatttttcttttttgaTGTTGCGCTTGAGTGTATAGTACGAATCACATTAGTGCAGCTCACTGTGTGTATACACGTACCTTTTTCTTTTTtatatttcctttttccttttgtaTTTTAGTGTTTTATTTATCATTTTATTTGTATAAAAATGTTTTCACTtgtatttctatttttattttttaatttcttATTTTATAAAAAATGGAAGATCTCATTTCTTTTAGAATGGACATTTTGACACGCATTTTGCATTTTTTAAGTTTCAGTACTGTTAAATCTCAAATGGCTTAGACTTCACAAAGTCGTCAACCGTCTGTGTTACTTGCTTTAAGAATCGCATTGGATTGTGAGTTTTCTCATTTCGACATGCTAAGGCGTGTGACCAGCTcgcttttttctgtttcttttcggCTTGGGCTCTTTCTTTTTTGTTCTTTTAGATTCTTTTTTTTTTCTGTCGGGCCTGTTGTTGGTTGGGGCGTGCTGGGCGGGTCCAAAGTTTTTTTTGCCTTTTGTTCCTTCCATCTTTGcatttttccctttatttgttgtTGACTGCCTTTTGTAGTAAACCGGGGTTGTTTGACTGCAAGGAGTTAGGGGGCTGGGGGTATATCCTTCCTCCATACACTTTTCTTAATTTGTTTTGTTCATATCGTTTGAcatgatattttttaaaatattCGTTTTTGTTTGTTATTGTTGTCAATTCATCTTCCCTATTTTTTATATTCATTTATTTTGTTCCCTTTTATATTCCATTTTCGCTTATTCTTATTTTTATTCCATTTATATGTTCCTTTTATTTTCttcacatttttttcttttttgtgataGTTTTCTCCATTTTATGTAAAACCATTTTTTATTTTGTCATCTTCTCGGTAGATGGAGAATTAGTGATATCTCGGTTGATTCGGTAGCCATGCATTCTAGACACTAAGTTCGCGTGTCGTCGTGTGTATTTGTTTTTATGTTCATGTTTGTCTTTATATACACTATTACCTCTTTCTTTTATTATCTTTTAGTCAAACTGAAAAGGATATTGTTGTCTCCTCGGGGACATGTGATAAAATTGAAACAATATAGAGAAGTTTAATATGGCCCCTGTGTAAGGATGACACACACAAAtttggaaagaaagaaaaagataTTTGGACTAGTAGGGGGGTGTCGGCTAGTTGCATGTTCATCACTATACACGCAACTGCAAGTGTTGGAATTGGACTGCAACTGCATGCCCCCCAAGGCGACTGTAACTAGACTAGTAGGGGATGTCGGCCAATTGCATGTCCATCACCAGACATGCAACTGCAAGTATTGGAACCAAACTGCATGTGTGTGGCCCCAACGCGACTGCAACTGGGCTAGTTGGGGGGGGGGGTTGTCGGCTAGTTGCATGCCCATCACTAGACATATAACTACAAGTATTAGAACCGGATCACAACTGCATGCCTCCAACCCGACTTCAACTAGACTAGTAGGGGTTGGTGACCAATTGCATGTCCATCACTacacatgcaactgcaagtgtgaACCAGATTGCAACTGCATGGCCCCAATCTGACTGCAACCGGGCTAGTAGGGAGGGGGGTTGTCGGCCAGTTGCATGTCCATCACAAGACACACAATTACAAGCGTTGAAACATGACAGTGACCGCATGCCCCTCAAGGCATCTGCAACTCGGCTAGTAGGGGGTTATCGTCCAGTTGCATGTCCATCACTAGTCATGGAACTACAAGTGTTGGGACCGGACTCAACTACATGGCCCCCAACGCGACTGCAACTGAGCTAGTAGGGGGTTATCGGCCAGTTGCATGCCAATCACTGGACATGCAACTGCATGGACCCCAATGCGGTTGCAACTAGGCTAGTAGGGGAGTTCTCGACCAGTTGCATGTCCATCACTagacatgcaactgcaagtgttggAACCCAATTGCAACCGCATGCCCCCAACGTGACTGCAAATGGGCTAGTAGGGGGGTTTTCGACCAGTTGATGTCCATCACTAGGCGATGCAAATTCAAGTGTTGAAACCCGGCTGCAACTGCATGGCCCTCAATGTGACTCTAACTGAGCTAGTAGGGGGTTGTCGGCCAGTTGCATGTCCAACATGAGACATGCAACTGCATGACCCTAGTGCGACAGCAACTGCGTGTCCCACAATGCGACAACAACTAGGTCGATATGTGGTTTATCAGCCAATTGCATGTCCATCCCTAGACATGCAACTAGAAGTGCTGTAACCCGACAACAATTGTATGACTCCCAACGCAACTGCAACTCATGGTGAGAGGGGATTGTCTTCAGTTACCTTTTCACAACATTTTTAAATATTCatgtgttttctttctttttttattttcattttttgttCTTAATTTTTTAAGACAAAAACATGAATTTTATTTAAATTATGATCTTTTAAAAAACATGTAATATTTGTCAAAATTTAAAAATTGTGAACTCTCTTCAAATTTGCGACCAACTTTTGAATTCATGAGCaatttttcaaattcataaatATTTCTTAACTTTTGTGTGCAATCAGTACATACAAACACCACATACACCATGCGTGCAATATGTCTTCTTGTTTTTTTATACAACTTATTTTTTAAAGTATCACCACCCGgttacgcgcgcgcacacacacacatacacatagacTAACCCACGTTGTTGCATTTCCATTGTTAGGGCGCAACTTAATTTAGAAAAACAGTGTACATGGTTTTCTTTTTTACTATCTATTGTTTTTTTATTCGTTTGTTAGATAAATGATTTTTTAATGATACAGAATGATTCAACTCGTACATCCTTTCCTCTAGCTTTTTCTCCATTGTTTACCTTTTTCTTCAGCTTCTATGTACAAGTGAGCGAATATTTTGTGGTCCTCCGATGGTTTGTCAACAAAACAAGAAAAATCACAAATAAAAATACAAGAAAACCCAACAAATAGAAAAAACAGCCTAAAGAAACTATGCAGCGAG is drawn from Triticum dicoccoides isolate Atlit2015 ecotype Zavitan chromosome 4A, WEW_v2.0, whole genome shotgun sequence and contains these coding sequences:
- the LOC119283398 gene encoding putative cyclin-dependent kinase F-2 translates to MAVGKRPAAGHGTDQEPEISCCKRRRVRIGTTAAFEFDDTPCLDEGSFGAVLKARHRVTGKTVAIKVLRSNGDLAAANKEIQDEAGFLEACSPNPYVVGSHGLFRDPETYNLCLAMDYVGPNLHAFLSERPPLPEAIVKAYMWQLLTGANKMHGKDRIVHRDIKPQNILVGEGGKILKLCDLGLAMSLKTARKPYDYAGTMPYMAPEMLLGKPDYDAGVDVWSLGCVMAEMLTGETLFKADKKDDRTSQLSAIFRVLGFPDETTWPEFAAAEVPRVFYNAQQHNTLGNLFPRETLSHDGFQVLKGLLECNPARRLTTAAALQLPWFAPKLPTPTDDVSKSLPPVRNVLRIKIVPAGTLKKKNVLRIKFTAAAAPKKKNLRRIKVIPPATPGTKESLLQRIKVIPPATPQMKNVLRIPLAMWNKAM